A section of the Leptotrichia buccalis C-1013-b genome encodes:
- the thrS gene encoding threonine--tRNA ligase → MIEMILPDGSKRQLENPMTVVEFAKSIGSSLGKATVGAIIDGVQVDPSHIIDKSGTIEIITNTSEKGIEIIRHSAAHIMAQAVQRLFPNTKVTIGPVIENGFFYDFDPEKPFTEEDLAKIEGEMAKIVKENYEFKRSEMTAEEAKKFFAEKGETYKVEIIEDLGADKVSIYQQGEFIDLCRGTHIPSTGYLKAFKLMSTAGAYWRGDSNNKMLQRIYGVAFATKKELDDYLTMMEEAEKRDHRKLGKQLDLFFVDEHGPGFPFFMPKGVELFNKLQEIWRVEHKKRGYQEIKTPIMLDKELWEISGHWFNYRENMYTSTIDEKEYAIKPMNCPGSIIAYKNNLHSYKDLPLKYGEMGLVHRHEFSGALHGLMRVRAFTQDDAHVFCTKEQIEEQIIEIIDLYDKFYTVFGFEYHIELSTKPDKAIGSDEIWEMAEANLKSALEHKGINYKLNPGDGAFYGPKIDFKMKDSIGRIWQCGTIQLDFNLPARFEMSYIGADGEKHEPVMIHRAMYGSLERFIGILIEHYAGAFPTWLAPVQARILTISDEQVPFAKELFIKLQDAGIRVELDTRVEKIGYKIREANGVQKIPVQLIIGKNEVANNEVNVRRFGSQDSKNVSVDEIIETLKQESHVPFSK, encoded by the coding sequence ATGATAGAAATGATTTTGCCTGATGGTAGTAAAAGACAGTTGGAAAATCCGATGACTGTTGTGGAATTTGCAAAAAGTATTGGGAGCAGTCTTGGGAAGGCAACCGTTGGGGCGATAATTGACGGTGTGCAAGTTGATCCGTCTCATATTATTGACAAATCTGGAACAATTGAAATAATTACTAATACAAGTGAAAAAGGGATAGAAATTATAAGACACAGTGCGGCGCATATTATGGCTCAGGCTGTGCAAAGACTTTTCCCAAATACAAAGGTTACGATAGGGCCTGTTATTGAAAATGGATTTTTTTATGACTTTGACCCAGAAAAACCGTTTACTGAGGAAGATTTAGCCAAAATTGAAGGGGAAATGGCAAAAATTGTAAAAGAAAACTATGAATTTAAAAGAAGTGAAATGACTGCCGAAGAAGCAAAAAAATTCTTTGCTGAAAAAGGTGAAACTTATAAAGTTGAAATAATTGAAGACTTGGGTGCAGATAAAGTTAGCATTTATCAGCAAGGTGAATTTATAGACTTATGCCGTGGAACACACATTCCATCCACTGGCTACTTAAAAGCATTCAAACTAATGTCAACAGCAGGAGCTTACTGGCGTGGAGATTCAAATAATAAAATGCTTCAAAGAATTTACGGAGTAGCTTTTGCAACAAAAAAAGAGCTGGATGACTATTTGACAATGATGGAAGAAGCTGAAAAGAGAGACCACAGAAAATTAGGAAAACAGCTTGACTTGTTCTTTGTGGACGAACATGGACCTGGATTCCCGTTCTTTATGCCAAAAGGTGTGGAATTATTTAATAAATTGCAAGAAATCTGGAGAGTTGAACATAAAAAAAGAGGTTATCAGGAAATAAAAACTCCTATTATGCTAGATAAGGAATTGTGGGAAATTTCTGGACACTGGTTCAATTACCGTGAAAATATGTACACATCGACAATTGATGAAAAAGAATATGCAATAAAGCCTATGAACTGTCCAGGTTCAATAATTGCCTATAAGAATAATTTACATTCATACAAGGATTTACCATTGAAATATGGAGAAATGGGGCTTGTTCACAGACACGAATTTAGTGGAGCTTTACACGGGCTTATGAGAGTTAGAGCATTTACACAGGATGATGCCCACGTTTTCTGTACGAAAGAGCAAATTGAGGAACAAATTATCGAAATTATTGATTTATATGATAAATTCTATACTGTATTTGGATTTGAATACCATATTGAATTATCGACAAAACCTGATAAAGCGATAGGTTCTGACGAAATATGGGAAATGGCTGAAGCAAACTTGAAATCAGCTTTGGAACATAAAGGAATTAATTACAAGCTAAATCCTGGAGATGGAGCATTCTACGGACCAAAAATCGACTTTAAGATGAAAGACTCAATCGGAAGAATTTGGCAATGTGGAACAATCCAGTTAGACTTTAACCTTCCAGCAAGATTTGAAATGAGCTATATCGGTGCAGATGGGGAAAAACACGAGCCAGTAATGATTCACAGGGCAATGTATGGAAGTTTGGAAAGATTTATCGGAATTTTAATCGAACATTATGCAGGAGCATTCCCAACTTGGTTAGCACCAGTACAAGCAAGAATCTTAACAATTTCTGACGAGCAGGTGCCTTTCGCAAAAGAATTGTTTATAAAACTTCAAGATGCAGGAATCAGAGTAGAGCTTGACACAAGAGTAGAAAAAATTGGATACAAAATCAGAGAAGCAAACGGAGTTCAGAAAATACCAGTTCAATTAATAATCGGTAAAAACGAAGTTGCAAACAACGAAGTAAATGTAAGAAGATTTGGTTCACAAGACAGTAAAAATGTATCAGTTGATGAAATTATCGAAACTTTGAAACAGGAATCACATGTTCCATTTTCAAAATAG
- a CDS encoding Bax inhibitor-1/YccA family protein — MRNDYDELETYNHNNDDYNEYGGHREMTMTYDDLDRLVSSKVRGSMMWMLLGLVITGLFGFFVYNGLMTGNPIAIGIIRMYYVLAVIEVIVVVAFSALIYKAKSSTLKLMFLIYSALNGLTLSAIGIIYAPSIVISAFLGTLVLFAVVAVYGYFTKENLTKFTPMLMIGLISIVLVSLVNIFLRNSGLDLFVSVLGVIVFTIFIAVDVNRIKSNIIAYAVQEDSEILNKIEISGALSLYLDFVNLFLSILRISGRGRN; from the coding sequence ATGAGAAATGATTATGACGAATTAGAAACTTATAATCATAATAACGATGATTATAATGAATATGGCGGACACAGAGAAATGACGATGACTTATGATGATTTGGATAGACTTGTAAGTTCAAAAGTTCGTGGAAGCATGATGTGGATGCTGTTAGGGCTTGTTATAACAGGACTTTTTGGATTTTTTGTATATAATGGGCTTATGACTGGAAATCCGATTGCCATTGGAATAATAAGAATGTACTATGTTCTTGCTGTTATAGAAGTTATAGTTGTCGTTGCGTTTTCAGCATTGATTTATAAAGCAAAATCTAGTACATTAAAACTTATGTTTTTGATATACTCTGCATTAAACGGACTGACACTTTCAGCTATTGGGATTATTTATGCTCCAAGTATTGTAATTTCAGCATTTTTAGGAACATTAGTATTATTTGCAGTTGTGGCTGTCTACGGCTATTTTACAAAAGAAAATCTTACAAAATTTACTCCAATGCTAATGATTGGGTTAATATCAATTGTTTTGGTAAGCTTAGTAAATATTTTCTTGAGAAATAGCGGGCTTGATTTGTTTGTATCAGTTTTAGGTGTAATTGTTTTCACAATTTTCATTGCAGTTGATGTAAACAGAATAAAAAGCAATATTATTGCCTATGCAGTTCAAGAAGATTCAGAAATTTTAAATAAAATTGAAATTTCAGGTGCATTGAGCTTATACCTTGACTTCGTAAACTTATTCTTATCAATTTTAAGAATATCAGGACGAGGAAGAAATTAA
- a CDS encoding nucleoside triphosphate pyrophosphohydrolase family protein, translating to MKRKIECVEEFHRIYKLGNSDKPIGKLENGLEKLRFDLMKEENDEYLEAAKRGDVVEVADALGDMLYILCGTIIEHGMQDVIEDVFEEIHRSNLSKLDENGKPIYREDGKVIKGPNYFPPNLKQFFEK from the coding sequence ATGAAAAGAAAAATAGAATGTGTTGAAGAATTTCATAGAATTTATAAACTGGGAAATTCTGATAAACCAATTGGAAAACTTGAAAATGGACTGGAAAAGTTAAGATTTGACTTGATGAAAGAGGAAAATGATGAGTATCTGGAAGCGGCTAAAAGAGGAGATGTCGTGGAAGTTGCAGATGCTCTTGGGGATATGCTTTATATTCTTTGTGGAACAATAATTGAGCATGGAATGCAAGATGTTATTGAAGATGTGTTTGAGGAAATTCATAGAAGTAATTTGAGCAAGCTAGATGAAAATGGGAAACCAATTTATCGTGAAGATGGAAAGGTAATAAAAGGACCAAATTATTTTCCGCCAAATTTAAAACAAT